A genome region from Nocardia sp. NBC_00565 includes the following:
- the mraY gene encoding phospho-N-acetylmuramoyl-pentapeptide-transferase produces MRQILFAAGIALAVSILLTPLLIRIFAKQGFGQEIRVDGPASHQAKRGTPTMGGVAILVGMWAGYLGSHLIGIGYDADGPSASGILVLGLTTALGVVGFLDDFIKLRKQRNLGLSAAGKYIGQLSAAVLFGVLALQFHGGNGLTPASKHLSYVRDITTVSMGVIIFLCWVCLLVVAWSNAVNLTDGLDGLAAGSMSLVLGAYVIITFWQYRNACATIPEAGCYNVRDPLDLALVCASAAAACVGFLWWNAAPAKIFMGDTGSLALGGMLAGLSITTRTELLMVVIGALFVAETASVVLQVAVYRTTRNRLFKMAPFHHHFELSKWAETTVIIRFWLLAAMASAVGLGLFYSEYLSAVG; encoded by the coding sequence ATGAGGCAGATTCTGTTCGCGGCCGGGATCGCGCTGGCGGTCTCGATCCTGCTGACGCCACTGTTGATACGGATCTTCGCCAAGCAGGGCTTCGGCCAGGAGATCCGGGTCGACGGCCCGGCCAGTCATCAGGCCAAGCGCGGCACCCCGACCATGGGTGGTGTCGCCATCTTGGTCGGCATGTGGGCGGGTTACCTCGGCTCGCATCTGATCGGCATCGGCTACGACGCCGACGGACCATCGGCCTCCGGCATCCTGGTGCTCGGGCTGACCACCGCACTCGGTGTGGTCGGCTTCCTCGACGACTTCATCAAGCTGCGCAAGCAGCGCAATCTGGGGCTGTCGGCCGCGGGCAAGTACATCGGTCAGCTCAGCGCGGCGGTCCTGTTCGGCGTGCTCGCGCTGCAGTTCCACGGCGGCAACGGGTTGACCCCGGCGAGTAAGCATCTGTCCTACGTGCGCGACATCACCACGGTGTCGATGGGCGTGATCATCTTCCTGTGCTGGGTCTGCCTACTGGTGGTGGCCTGGTCGAACGCGGTGAACCTGACCGACGGCCTGGACGGTCTGGCGGCGGGTTCGATGAGCCTGGTGCTCGGCGCGTACGTGATCATCACGTTCTGGCAGTACCGCAACGCCTGCGCGACGATTCCGGAGGCCGGCTGCTACAACGTGCGCGATCCGCTGGATCTGGCCCTGGTCTGCGCCTCGGCCGCGGCCGCATGCGTCGGCTTCCTGTGGTGGAATGCCGCGCCCGCCAAGATCTTCATGGGTGACACCGGTTCGCTGGCATTGGGCGGCATGCTCGCCGGACTGTCCATCACGACCCGCACCGAACTGCTGATGGTGGTGATCGGCGCGCTGTTCGTCGCCGAGACCGCCTCGGTGGTGCTGCAGGTCGCGGTGTACCGCACGACCCGCAACCGGCTATTCAAGATGGCGCCTTTCCATCATCACTTCGAACTCAGCAAATGGGCCGAGACTACGGTGATCATCCGGTTCTGGCTGCTCGCGGCAATGGCCTCCGCGGTCGGACTCGGCCTGTTCTACAGCGAATATCTCTCAGCGGTCGGGTGA
- the murD gene encoding UDP-N-acetylmuramoyl-L-alanine--D-glutamate ligase, producing MLEFLRGRDVLVAGWGVSGRSLIEPLRDIGARPVVTDGGAAALAEAAGLGLDIATCTELETADWSRFALVITSPGWRPDSPVLAAAVTEGTPVWGDVEFAWWVDQARIYGPVRKWLVVTGTNGKTTTTSMVHSILRAAGIASVACGNIGLPILDALRRSPGPQVLAVELSSFQLHWAPSVRPEAGVVLNVAEDHLDWHGGLDAYAAAKSRALYGRVGVVGLDDPVAASLARRSKARRTVGFRIGVPADGELGVVDGKLLDRAFTKAAILAEVGDISPKGPAGVADALAAAALTRAIDVAPQFVREGLIEHKVGPHRAAFVRELAGVEFVDDSKATNPHAARSSILGHPQVIWLAGGQLKGATVEDLVEEIADRLVAAVLIGADAPVIAAALARHAPEVPVVEVRAGDHAGMGDAGIDEAASADAVMVRAVRAAAGFARRGDTVLLAPAAASLDMFADYTHRGRSFAAAVAALEDGDIGRTL from the coding sequence ATGCTCGAATTCCTGCGTGGCCGTGACGTATTGGTGGCCGGTTGGGGCGTCTCGGGTCGCTCGTTGATCGAGCCGCTGCGCGATATCGGCGCCCGGCCGGTGGTCACCGACGGCGGTGCGGCCGCACTGGCCGAAGCGGCCGGACTCGGCCTGGACATCGCCACCTGCACCGAACTGGAGACCGCCGACTGGAGCCGCTTCGCGCTGGTCATCACCAGTCCGGGCTGGCGGCCGGATTCGCCGGTGCTGGCCGCGGCCGTGACCGAGGGCACCCCGGTGTGGGGCGATGTCGAATTCGCCTGGTGGGTCGATCAGGCCAGGATCTACGGCCCGGTCCGCAAGTGGCTGGTGGTGACCGGCACCAACGGCAAGACCACCACCACCTCGATGGTGCATTCGATCCTGCGGGCCGCCGGTATCGCCAGTGTCGCCTGCGGCAATATCGGGCTGCCGATCCTGGACGCACTGCGGCGCAGTCCGGGGCCGCAGGTGCTCGCCGTGGAACTGTCCTCGTTCCAATTGCATTGGGCGCCTTCGGTGCGGCCCGAGGCCGGTGTGGTGCTGAATGTGGCCGAGGATCACCTGGATTGGCACGGCGGCCTCGATGCCTATGCCGCCGCGAAATCCAGGGCGCTCTACGGTCGTGTCGGCGTCGTCGGACTCGACGATCCGGTGGCCGCCTCGCTGGCCCGGCGCAGTAAGGCGCGCCGCACGGTCGGCTTCCGGATCGGCGTGCCCGCCGACGGCGAACTCGGTGTGGTGGACGGCAAACTGCTCGACCGCGCCTTCACCAAGGCCGCGATCCTGGCCGAGGTCGGCGATATCAGCCCCAAGGGACCCGCCGGTGTCGCCGACGCACTCGCCGCCGCCGCGCTGACCAGGGCCATCGACGTCGCACCGCAGTTCGTGCGCGAGGGTCTCATCGAACACAAGGTCGGCCCGCATCGCGCGGCGTTCGTCCGGGAACTGGCCGGGGTCGAATTCGTCGACGACTCCAAGGCCACCAACCCGCATGCCGCGCGCTCATCGATCCTGGGCCACCCGCAGGTGATCTGGCTCGCCGGTGGGCAATTGAAGGGCGCGACGGTCGAGGACCTGGTCGAGGAGATCGCCGACCGGCTCGTCGCCGCCGTGCTGATCGGCGCCGACGCGCCGGTGATCGCGGCCGCATTGGCGCGACACGCGCCCGAGGTCCCGGTCGTCGAGGTCCGCGCGGGAGACCATGCAGGGATGGGTGACGCTGGGATCGATGAGGCCGCGAGCGCCGACGCCGTCATGGTGCGGGCCGTGCGGGCCGCGGCCGGATTCGCCCGACGCGGCGACACCGTACTACTGGCTCCGGCCGCGGCCTCCTTGGATATGTTCGCCGACTACACCCACCGCGGGCGCAGCTTCGCCGCGGCGGTGGCCGCGCTGGAAGACGGGGACATCGGGCGGACGCTATGA
- the ftsW gene encoding putative lipid II flippase FtsW — MTETPRRELRARRRQRSVTTEGPGSAANQTPRRNRLAATKFGAWLARPLASFHLVVTIATLLTVLGLVMVLSASSVEAYVDGGSAYSLFIQQAMFAAVGAVLFYLALRISLRRLRQWSFPLFAISVLALLLVLIPGIGSQVQGARRWFFLGPISVQPSEIVKVTLVVWGAHLLASRRSEQASLKEILVPLVPAGLLVCLLVVLEPNLSTTIALGIVLAALLWFGGLPVRLFVTIAISGLIAAGVLALSAGYRSDRMRAFFNPGDDPQGINYQARQALYSLADGGIWGRGLGQSRAKWQYLPNAHNDFIFAIIGEELGFLGCALVLGLFALFVYTGLRIASRSVDPFLRLLTATATTWITGQALINIGYVVNLLPVTGLQLPLVSAGGSSLAITLFMFGIIANAARHEPEAISALQAGQDGRFSRLLRLPKPEVYSPAKADAARARSAAAKAKAAEDRARAERAKADRARAGVPPGRRTQSDPGRRRVPESRGTSSLRATRAWEPSYPINHARDRGRSR, encoded by the coding sequence ATGACCGAGACCCCGCGGCGCGAGCTCAGGGCACGGAGGCGGCAGCGGAGCGTGACCACGGAGGGACCCGGGAGCGCCGCGAATCAGACACCGCGGCGGAACCGGTTGGCGGCAACGAAATTCGGCGCCTGGCTGGCGCGTCCGCTGGCATCGTTCCATCTCGTCGTCACCATCGCCACGCTGCTGACGGTGCTCGGCCTGGTCATGGTGCTCTCGGCGTCGAGCGTGGAGGCGTATGTCGACGGCGGGTCGGCGTATTCGCTGTTCATCCAGCAGGCCATGTTCGCCGCGGTCGGCGCGGTGCTGTTCTATCTGGCGCTGCGCATTTCGCTGCGGCGACTGCGGCAATGGTCGTTTCCGCTGTTCGCGATCTCGGTGCTGGCGCTGTTGCTGGTGCTGATTCCGGGCATCGGCTCGCAGGTGCAGGGTGCGCGGCGCTGGTTCTTCCTCGGTCCGATCTCGGTGCAGCCCTCGGAGATCGTGAAGGTGACCCTGGTGGTGTGGGGCGCGCATCTGCTCGCCTCGCGCCGCTCCGAACAGGCCAGCCTCAAAGAGATCCTGGTGCCGCTGGTGCCCGCCGGTCTGCTGGTGTGTCTGCTGGTCGTGCTCGAGCCGAACCTGTCGACCACCATCGCGCTCGGCATCGTGCTGGCGGCGCTGCTGTGGTTCGGCGGGCTGCCGGTGCGACTGTTCGTCACCATCGCGATCTCGGGCCTCATCGCCGCCGGTGTGCTCGCGCTGTCCGCGGGTTATCGCTCGGACCGGATGCGCGCGTTCTTCAATCCGGGCGACGATCCGCAGGGCATCAATTACCAAGCGCGCCAGGCGTTGTACTCGCTGGCCGACGGCGGCATCTGGGGTCGCGGTCTCGGGCAGAGCCGGGCCAAATGGCAGTATCTGCCCAACGCGCACAACGACTTCATCTTCGCCATCATCGGCGAGGAACTCGGCTTTCTCGGCTGCGCACTGGTGCTCGGGCTGTTCGCGCTGTTCGTCTACACCGGTCTGCGCATCGCGAGCCGGTCGGTCGATCCGTTCCTGCGACTGCTCACCGCGACCGCGACGACCTGGATCACCGGCCAGGCGCTGATCAATATCGGTTACGTGGTCAACCTGCTCCCGGTGACCGGTCTGCAGCTGCCGCTGGTCTCGGCGGGCGGGTCATCGCTGGCGATCACCCTGTTCATGTTCGGCATCATCGCCAACGCGGCCAGGCATGAGCCAGAGGCCATTTCGGCGCTGCAGGCCGGACAGGACGGCCGATTCAGCAGGCTGCTGCGGCTGCCCAAACCGGAGGTGTACTCACCGGCGAAGGCGGATGCGGCGCGGGCGCGCTCGGCCGCCGCCAAGGCCAAGGCCGCCGAGGATCGGGCCAGGGCGGAACGGGCCAAGGCCGATCGGGCCAGGGCCGGAGTGCCGCCCGGCCGACGGACGCAATCGGATCCGGGTCGGCGTCGGGTGCCCGAGAGCCGGGGGACGAGTTCATTGCGGGCGACCAGGGCATGGGAGCCCAGCTATCCGATAAACCATGCGAGAGATCGGGGAAGATCCAGGTGA
- the murG gene encoding undecaprenyldiphospho-muramoylpentapeptide beta-N-acetylglucosaminyltransferase, with amino-acid sequence MSDVRRPGAEPAQRPGSAEAELAERLRKPLSVIVAGGGTAGHIEPALAVADALKRLDDSIRVTALGTERGLETKLVPERGYPLELIPPVPLPRKPTADLLRLPSRVRASVARTRAVIDAVEADVIVGFGGYVALPAYLAAGRGVLGRRRAVPVVVHEANAKAGIANKVGARRAARVLAAVPDSGLRNAEVIGIPVRGSITSLDRAALQAEARAHFGLPAEGPVLLVFGGSQGAVSLNNAVSAAARQLAAAGVSVLHAHGPKNTLDVPDSGEGASRYVAVPYLSRMDLAYAAADAVVCRSGAMTVAEVSAVGLPAFYVPLPHGNGEQELNARPIVRQGGGRIVPDAELTPDYVIDEVIPLLTDRARLIEMSLSAAGAGHRDAADELARIVVEVSRR; translated from the coding sequence GTGAGTGATGTGCGGCGCCCGGGAGCGGAGCCTGCGCAGCGACCCGGTAGCGCGGAAGCGGAGCTTGCGGAGCGACTTCGCAAACCGCTGTCGGTGATCGTCGCCGGCGGCGGCACCGCGGGACATATCGAGCCCGCGCTGGCCGTCGCCGACGCGCTGAAGCGACTCGACGATTCGATCCGGGTCACCGCACTCGGCACCGAACGCGGGCTCGAGACGAAGCTGGTGCCCGAACGCGGCTATCCACTCGAGCTGATCCCCCCGGTCCCGCTGCCGCGCAAGCCGACCGCGGACCTGTTGCGCCTGCCCAGCCGGGTGCGCGCGTCGGTGGCCAGGACCCGGGCCGTCATCGACGCGGTCGAGGCCGATGTGATCGTCGGCTTCGGCGGCTATGTCGCATTGCCCGCCTACCTGGCCGCGGGCCGGGGTGTGCTCGGCCGTCGGCGCGCGGTGCCGGTGGTGGTGCACGAGGCGAATGCCAAGGCTGGCATCGCCAACAAGGTCGGCGCCCGGCGCGCAGCCAGGGTGCTTGCCGCCGTGCCCGATTCCGGTCTGCGCAACGCCGAGGTCATCGGTATCCCGGTGCGCGGCTCCATCACGTCACTGGATCGGGCGGCGCTGCAGGCCGAGGCCCGCGCGCATTTCGGCCTGCCCGCCGAGGGGCCGGTGCTGCTGGTCTTCGGTGGATCCCAGGGCGCGGTGTCGTTGAACAACGCGGTCTCCGCAGCGGCGCGGCAGCTGGCCGCGGCGGGGGTCTCGGTGCTGCACGCGCACGGCCCGAAGAACACCCTCGACGTCCCGGATTCAGGTGAGGGCGCATCGCGGTATGTCGCCGTGCCGTATCTTTCCCGGATGGACTTGGCCTATGCCGCCGCCGACGCGGTCGTGTGCCGCTCCGGCGCGATGACCGTCGCCGAGGTGTCGGCGGTCGGGTTGCCCGCGTTCTATGTGCCGCTGCCGCACGGCAACGGTGAGCAGGAGCTCAATGCCAGGCCGATCGTCCGCCAAGGGGGTGGCAGAATCGTCCCCGATGCCGAGCTGACCCCCGACTATGTGATCGACGAGGTGATACCGCTGCTGACCGACCGCGCACGGCTGATCGAGATGAGCCTGTCCGCCGCAGGCGCCGGGCACCGCGACGCCGCCGACGAGCTGGCGCGCATCGTCGTGGAGGTGAGCCGCCGGTGA
- the murC gene encoding UDP-N-acetylmuramate--L-alanine ligase, translating to MVGIGGAGMSGIARILLSRGGSVSGSDAKESRGVLALRARGAQVRIGHDASALDLLPGGPTAVVTTYAAIPKTNPELVEANRRDIPVLLRPTVLASLMRGHRTLLVSGTHGKTSTTSMLIVSLQHCGFDPSFAVGGELNEAGTNAHHGTGEIFVAEADESDGSLLQYDPDVAVVTNVESDHLDFFGTDEAYIQVFDDFADRLAAGGLLVVCLDDPGSRALAERVGQRLADKNIRVLGYGSGELTDAPVPVGVRLHSWEPRDVGGLAQFQLADEAAPRTLRLAVPGRHMALNAMAALLVARAAGADVGEIIQGLEGFGGVHRRFQFVGRENGVRVFDDYAHHPTEVRANLRAAAELVEQEARDGARSRQGRVIVVFQPHLYSRTATFAADFGAALSVADEVVVLDVYGAREEPLPGVNGALVAQAVTKPVHYQPDLSRVGRQVAALALPGDVVITMGAGDVTMLGSQILDGLRARPQYGR from the coding sequence ATGGTCGGGATCGGCGGGGCCGGGATGTCCGGTATCGCCCGCATCCTGCTCTCGCGCGGCGGCTCGGTATCCGGTTCGGACGCCAAGGAGAGCCGCGGCGTGCTGGCGCTGCGGGCGCGCGGCGCGCAGGTCCGCATCGGTCACGACGCCAGCGCCCTCGACCTGCTGCCCGGCGGCCCGACCGCGGTGGTCACCACCTACGCCGCCATCCCGAAGACCAATCCCGAACTGGTCGAGGCGAATCGGCGCGATATCCCGGTGCTGCTGCGGCCCACCGTGCTCGCCTCACTGATGCGCGGACATCGCACGCTGCTGGTCTCGGGCACACACGGCAAGACCTCCACCACCTCGATGCTGATCGTGTCGTTGCAGCACTGCGGGTTCGACCCGTCCTTCGCGGTCGGTGGCGAACTCAACGAGGCGGGCACCAATGCCCACCACGGCACCGGTGAGATCTTTGTCGCCGAGGCCGACGAGAGCGATGGCTCACTGCTGCAATACGACCCGGACGTCGCCGTGGTCACCAATGTCGAATCCGATCACCTGGACTTCTTCGGTACCGACGAGGCCTATATCCAGGTCTTCGACGACTTCGCGGACCGGCTGGCCGCGGGCGGTCTGCTGGTGGTGTGTCTGGACGATCCCGGCTCGCGGGCGCTGGCCGAACGGGTCGGTCAGCGGTTGGCGGACAAGAACATTCGCGTACTCGGCTACGGCTCGGGCGAGCTGACCGACGCGCCGGTGCCGGTCGGCGTGCGGTTGCATAGCTGGGAGCCGCGTGATGTCGGCGGGTTGGCCCAGTTCCAGCTCGCCGATGAGGCCGCACCGCGCACCTTGCGACTCGCGGTGCCCGGTCGGCATATGGCGCTGAACGCGATGGCCGCGCTGCTCGTCGCGCGCGCCGCCGGCGCGGATGTCGGCGAAATCATCCAGGGGCTGGAGGGCTTCGGCGGTGTACACCGCCGGTTCCAGTTCGTCGGTCGGGAAAACGGCGTGCGGGTTTTCGACGACTACGCCCACCACCCGACCGAGGTGCGCGCCAACCTCCGCGCCGCGGCCGAACTCGTCGAGCAGGAGGCCCGCGACGGTGCCAGGTCCCGGCAGGGGCGGGTCATCGTGGTGTTTCAACCACACCTCTACAGTCGCACCGCCACCTTCGCCGCGGATTTCGGCGCGGCACTCAGCGTCGCCGACGAGGTGGTCGTGCTCGATGTCTACGGCGCGCGTGAGGAACCGCTGCCCGGCGTGAACGGTGCGCTGGTGGCGCAGGCGGTCACCAAACCAGTGCACTATCAACCGGATCTGTCGCGGGTCGGCCGTCAGGTCGCCGCACTCGCGCTGCCCGGTGATGTGGTGATCACCATGGGTGCGGGTGATGTGACGATGCTGGGCAGCCAGATCCTCGACGGGCTGCGAGCGCGTCCGCAATACGGACGGTGA
- a CDS encoding cell division protein FtsQ/DivIB has protein sequence MRTTGDWFEQWARRGRSGRFRLWSLLAVCVLTVLAVLAWFTPVLSVSTVQIDGLVAVSEQQVRAKLEIPSGRSMLRIDTDAMARRVASIPKVRTARVQRVFPSTVKVTVVERTPVLFWDSPQGAHLMDAESVEFAIEDPPIGVPELRTEHPGGADPVTRAAVAVLSVLPADLTTQVDKVVARSISDISLNLSDGRTVLWGGINDAERKAAVVMPLLTRDGTVFDVSSPNLVTVK, from the coding sequence ATGCGAACCACGGGTGACTGGTTCGAACAGTGGGCACGGCGGGGTCGTTCCGGCCGCTTTCGACTGTGGAGTTTGCTCGCCGTGTGCGTCCTTACCGTTCTCGCGGTGCTGGCCTGGTTCACCCCGGTGCTGTCGGTGAGTACCGTGCAGATCGACGGATTGGTCGCGGTGTCCGAACAACAGGTGCGCGCCAAACTCGAGATCCCGTCCGGGCGCTCGATGTTGCGCATCGATACCGACGCCATGGCGCGGCGGGTCGCGAGTATTCCGAAGGTGCGCACCGCCCGGGTGCAACGGGTATTTCCGTCGACCGTCAAGGTGACCGTCGTGGAGCGCACGCCCGTATTGTTCTGGGACAGCCCGCAGGGCGCGCACCTGATGGACGCGGAGAGTGTGGAGTTCGCGATCGAGGACCCGCCCATCGGCGTCCCCGAGCTCAGGACCGAGCACCCAGGCGGCGCCGATCCGGTCACCCGCGCGGCGGTCGCGGTTTTGTCGGTGCTGCCTGCGGATTTGACCACTCAGGTGGACAAGGTTGTCGCGCGGTCGATTTCGGATATTTCACTGAACCTGAGCGACGGTCGCACGGTACTGTGGGGTGGAATCAATGACGCGGAACGCAAGGCGGCCGTGGTAATGCCGCTGTTGACCCGCGATGGAACGGTGTTCGATGTTTCGAGTCCGAATCTGGTCACGGTAAAGTGA